From a single Loxodonta africana isolate mLoxAfr1 chromosome 9, mLoxAfr1.hap2, whole genome shotgun sequence genomic region:
- the S1PR3 gene encoding sphingosine 1-phosphate receptor 3, with protein MAAIFMPQAKPSSGNTTLHEHYNYVGKLEARLKEATQGSTFTTAMFLIICSFIVLENLMVLIAIWKNNKFHNRMYFFIGNLALCDLLAGIAYKVNILMSGKKTLTLSPTVWFVREGSMFVALGASTCSLLAIAIERHLTMIKMRPYDANKKHRVFLLIGMCWLIAFSLGALPILGWNCLHNLSDCSTILPLYSKKYIAFCISIFIAILVTIVILYARIYFLVKSSSRKVTNPNNSERSMALLRTVVIVVSVFIACWSPLFILFLIDVACRVKACAILFKAQWFIMLAVLNSAMNPVIYTLASKEMRRAFFRLVCNCLVRGRGARSSPIQPALDPSRSKSSSSNNSSHSPKIKEDLPQTPPRVTDNRTLTNGILCK; from the coding sequence ATGGCTGCTATCTTCATGCCCCAGGCAAAGCCCTCATCAGGGAACACAACGCTGCACGAACACTACAACTACGTGGGAAAGCTGGAGGCCAGGCTGAAGGAGGCCACGCAGGGCAGCACGTTCACCACGGCCATGTTCCTGATCATCTGTAGCTTCATTGTCTTGGAGAACCTGATGGTTTTGATCGCCATCTGGAAAAACAACAAGTTTCACAACCGCATGTACTTTTTCATCGGCAACCTGGCTCTCTGCGACTTACTGGCCGGCATAGCATATAAGGTCAACATTTTGATGTCAGGCAAGAAAACTCTCACCCTGTCTCCAACGGTCTGGTTTGTAAGGGAAGGCAGTATGTTTGTGGCTCTCGGGGCCTCCACCTGCAGCTTGTTGGCCATTGCTATTGAAAGACACTTGACAATGATCAAAATGAGGCCTTACGACGCCAACAAGAAACACCGTGTCTTCCTCCTGATCGGAATGTGCTGGCTCATTGCCTTCTCCCTGGGTGCCTTACCCATTCTGGGCTGGAACTgcctccacaacctctccgactGCTCCACCATCCTGCCTCTCTACTCCAAGAAGTACATTGCATTTTGCATCAGCATCTTCATAGCCATTTTGGTGACGATCGTGATCCTCTATGCACGCATCTATTTCCTAGTGAAGTCCAGCAGCCGCAAGGTGACCAACCCCAACAACTCAGAGCGGTCCATGGCCCTGCTGCGGACAGTGGTGATTGTGGTGAGCGTGTTCATCGCCTGCTGGTCCCCTCTCTTCATCCTCTTCCTCATCGATGTGGCCTGCAGGGTGAAGGCATGTGCCATCCTGTTCAAGGCCCAGTGGTTCATCATGCTGGCCGTGCTCAACTCTGCCATGAACCCCGTCATCTACACGCTGGCCAGCAAGGAGATGCGGCGGGCCTTCTTCCGTCTGGTCTGCAACTGCCTGGTCAGGGGCCGGGGCGCCCGCTCCTCGCCCATCCAGCCCGCTCTGGATCCAAGTCGCAGCAAAtcaagcagcagcaacaacagcagccACTCCCCGAAGATCAAGGAAGACCTTCCCCAGACGCCCCCCCGTGTCACTGACAACAGAACACTAACAAATGGGATCCTCTGCAAGTGA